In a genomic window of Thermoanaerobaculia bacterium:
- a CDS encoding EAL domain-containing protein, whose protein sequence is MSEVPLSDRLFAPGGLTPMFQPIVRTGEGPPSIHAYECLSRGPAGTNLERADVLFEYVRLKRIEAQVDRACIAAALEAGSEIPGAPPLSVNAHAISIATDREFAGALARVARSYGIETSRLTVEIVEHSPAFDNRPFLDGLGQLRDLGMAIALDDVGLGQSNYKMILDAEPDYLKIDKYFVAGCDAEPRQRAIIESIADLARRFGAEAIAEGVERPEELAALRSIGIELVQGYLFARPMPISSLVAAWAHARRVGREPSPLRAAGAALGRS, encoded by the coding sequence ATGAGCGAAGTCCCGCTTTCCGACCGACTGTTCGCCCCGGGCGGACTGACGCCGATGTTCCAGCCCATCGTTCGGACGGGCGAAGGCCCCCCGTCCATTCACGCTTACGAGTGCCTGAGCCGCGGACCCGCCGGGACGAATCTCGAGCGTGCCGACGTCCTGTTCGAATACGTGCGTCTCAAACGGATCGAGGCTCAGGTCGATCGGGCCTGCATCGCGGCAGCGCTGGAGGCGGGTTCCGAGATTCCCGGCGCTCCTCCCCTGTCCGTCAACGCGCACGCCATTTCGATCGCGACCGACCGGGAATTCGCCGGCGCGCTCGCGCGCGTCGCCCGCTCCTACGGAATCGAGACCAGCCGGCTCACCGTGGAAATCGTGGAGCACTCGCCGGCGTTCGACAATCGCCCTTTTCTGGACGGCCTGGGCCAATTGCGCGACCTCGGAATGGCGATCGCGCTCGACGACGTCGGCCTCGGACAATCGAACTACAAGATGATCCTCGACGCCGAGCCCGACTACCTGAAGATCGACAAGTATTTCGTCGCGGGGTGCGACGCCGAACCCCGGCAGCGCGCGATCATCGAATCGATCGCCGATCTCGCCCGGCGCTTCGGCGCCGAGGCGATCGCGGAAGGAGTCGAGCGGCCGGAAGAGCTCGCCGCGCTTCGATCGATCGGAATCGAGCTCGTTCAGGGATACCTCTTCGCCCGTCCGATGCCGATCTCGTCGCTCGTCGCCGCCTGGGCGCATGCCCGCCGGGTGGGTCGCGAGCCATCGCCACTTCGCGCGGCCGGGGCCGCTCTCGGGCGGTCGTGA
- a CDS encoding response regulator — protein sequence MAERLARLLVVEDEMFIRSAMEDFFTMRKYSVDCASEWEEAEALFAMKTYDIVITDLRLTGFGGTEGLEIIGFVRQRYPTTKLILLTGFGNGEIEAEAKRRGVDVFLHKPISLPELARVADSLLSP from the coding sequence GTGGCTGAGCGTTTGGCGAGATTGCTGGTGGTCGAGGACGAGATGTTCATTCGTTCCGCCATGGAAGACTTCTTCACGATGCGGAAGTACAGCGTCGATTGTGCCTCCGAGTGGGAGGAGGCCGAGGCTCTTTTCGCGATGAAGACGTACGACATCGTGATCACCGATCTCCGCCTCACGGGCTTCGGCGGAACGGAGGGCCTCGAGATCATCGGCTTCGTCCGGCAGCGATATCCCACCACGAAGTTGATCCTCCTCACCGGCTTCGGGAACGGCGAAATCGAAGCCGAAGCGAAGCGGCGAGGCGTCGACGTATTCCTCCACAAGCCGATTTCGCTCCCGGAGCTCGCCCGGGTAGCGGACTCCCTTCTCTCGCCATGA